In the genome of Silurus meridionalis isolate SWU-2019-XX chromosome 17, ASM1480568v1, whole genome shotgun sequence, the window tttttacttaagtgtagacattctgcacatttttcataaTTATGGAAGATGGCTTGAAACGTTCAGCCACATGTCTTGACTAGGTCCATGATTGTtccattttaattttgttagtTCAAATATGAACTTAATTATTTTCCCAACATGCactaaaaacaaattattaatcATGCTCactgttttatttgttgtgtaaatatttaatgagaATTTTTTTGCTGTGGTACTTTCCCGCATGCTTTGCCAGGACAATTGTGGACAATTGTTCACGTCACTTAGTGAATTCTTCATCTAAGCCAAACGCATAGATTTTCCAGGGTCTTTGAGACGGCAGGTGTGGCCAAGGAACTCCCTGTGAGGGGCTCAGCTAGCTGCTTGGAATAGTCAGTGAATAATAGTAGACTTGCTTGCATCTGTTGCTGAAGTGTCAGCTGCTGAGAGGTGAGAAGTGACCATGAGAACCAAAATGAAACTATACACTGCTGCTGACTGCCCGCAAGATGCCCTGGTAGTATTACAAGCCAATAAATCTGCATAAAACACTTAAACTTCCCCTTtgcattctttaaaaatgtagaaGGATTTGGGTAGATTGAGAGGTGATCAACCAGCattgtacattcattttaaagTCAGCATTTCTACCCAAAATGTAGTTAATGTGGTGTCATTGTTCTTGCAGGATCTCAGTTTAACAGGCATCAGCATAGCCATGCTACCTCTTGCCGGCATTTCCAAGTAGGGCCTCAGGCCCAGATCCCTGTTGACTTCCCAATGCCCCATCCAGGACAATCACAGGCGGGCATGAACCCACACCTTGGCCCAACGCACCAGCCAGCTGCCCCGTTGCATCCTCCCCTTGGCCACATACCAGCACCACAGTTCCAGGATATCCAAGGCCCCCCCTTCCTACCTCAGGCTTTACACCAGCAATACCTCATCCAGCAGCAGATCCTGGAGGCACAGCACAGGAGGTTCCTTGCGCAGCCCAGGTCAGACAATGGCAAATCTAATACTCTGGTACATACTATGTATCATTTGGATGTCATCTAATATTGACAGGAAAAAACCCTAAAATGACCAAACCACATATTTCTTAATTAGCTGATATCAACCTTTGGTTCTTTTAAGCAGGCATGCCCAAGAAAGAACAGCACACCATCCCCAGGCGATCCGTGCCCCCTATGAATACACCCCCTCCATACATGTTCCTCCCCCTCCACCTGTACAGCAGCAGCCACGCTATCTTGCTGAAGGAACAGActggtaatttttttaaatgctcatttaaaaaaaaatatttggttaCTCCATAGAGTTACAGAGAATTTTAATTGCAGTTATTAGCTCATGAATATTAATAGCTAAGTCAAGTACAAAAGAACAATGACAATAAGtagaaatgttaatattattgttcataCTCATAATATCAAATTGTTAATATTCATGGTAGTAAACTATAAAGTACCCCGGAACCAAACTTCAAGGAGATCTATGTGGAAATATTTCGCAGTTAACATGATTTCTATGCAAAAGATGACTCTGTGATGATCGGTTTACCCATGCTTTCATGGTGCTTCTTCTCAGGGACTTGAGTGTGGACCCTGGTCTACCTCATTCACACTACCATGTCCCTCAGCTCCCACAGCACTATCAGCACTACCTGGCCTCTCCAAGGCTGCACCACTTTCCCAGAAATGCATCCTCAGCTCAAGTGGTATGTGTTCCACCTGTATAATTTATTGCAAAATGATATGCACCAGTTGAAAAATGAATTATGGAAGTTGTTAGTTGTTGTTAGCTCTGTTTTCAGTCCAACTCACTGTCAGTAAGTTTATTTAGGAAGTTTATATGAAATACCTTGCAGAGAACATGCACATATTGTTCGAAACACTGCCACATTCAGACAGttctaatcagccaattatGTGGCAGCGACTGTATGCAAAACATCGTGCAGTTACAGTTTATGAGCTTTATTTAAGGTTGAGCATCTAATTTATATGAGGTACTTTATTCTTCCTGGCAACCTGAACTAATCTGGCCCATTTACTCTAACCTCTTTAATCAACAAGGTATTTACACCCCTAGAACTGTCACTTGCTTAGTATCTTTTGTTTTTCAAGTATTCTATGTAAAGCCTTGAGACTGTAGTGTGTGAAATTTGCAGTAGTTTCTGAAACACTCAACCAAGCTCATCTGGTTCTTACATTCACATTTCAGAGAtcacactttctttttattctgatgtttgatttaaaaatgtactaaatcTCTTAACTTCAGTATCTGCAGTGTTATTTGCATAACATTGCCATGTGACAAGCTGATTAAAGAACTACATAAATGCACAGGCTTTATTGATAATGTGAACAGCGAGTATATGATGCTGATGTGTTTagtaacactgtaacactgtaacttCTAAATTGGATAAACTATTGTGGTTAAAAGGAACATTTGTCTTATTGGTCATGCTTTTTACAGGTTGTCCATGAGATCAGAAATTATCCCTATCCACAGTTACATCTATTGACACTGCAGGGCCTCAATCCCTCCCGCCATGCCACTGCTGTGAGGGAAAGCTATGAGGTAGTATCAAATCCTGCTCTGTACAGGAGcattaattactttatttatatataatttactttattaatattcattattaaagtTCCCTTTAAGCCCTTGTGTAGATGGTAAAAAAGACCACAAatggatatatatttttaattataggAACTCTTGCAGCTGGAAGACAGACTTGGCAATGTGAATCGAGGGGCTGTGCAGACCACCATTGAAAGGTTTACATTTCCTCATAAATACAAAAAGGTGAGCTGAACCCacttttatattctaataaACAAATTAGAAACAGTTGTTATAATTTTATAGTGTATTGTAAATGTATCACACAATATGTTCTAGGTACAATGCATTTCTCTAAACAAAGACTACAGAGTTTCCAAACTACCCACAGAACATCCCTACATTCTACCTTTATTAACCAGTGATAAAGATTAAACCTTATAGTGGCCATTATTTCTTTCCATTAGCCATGCACTTACTAACATGTTTAAACATGGTACTGCTTCTGTACAGCAGTGGCTGTATCCTGTCACAACAGGTCTGTTGGAGGTTGTGTAAATCAGGCAGGAAGAAACTATGGGGATTTGTTTTAGAATAAGTACTTGATATGCAGGGAATGTAGAAAAGCTGTCAAGGATCGTGGTTCACCAATTTTATCTACACGTAGGTGGGATTTGTTTATCAGACTGGGACCTTACAGAGACGTATGAATATGAGGATATGGTATTGTATTTGAGCTGCATATTGAAGAACCATCTTTTGGACTAAATCTTTGAGCCACATTGAGCCATCTTGGAGAAATTATTGCTGCAATAATGTGGGCTTAATCACCAGTGCCACACTGCTATTtaattgtacacattttttaactTTCTATTTAAATTCCTGgtatttctttatctttttgtaCCCATTTGTCACATGATTAACCACTATATACttaaaaaatgaaaaccatTTTGGGTTttataaactgcattaaattacacaatacatttattaatgtaGGCAGCACTGTGTTGTATCAGTTACTGTTGCCACTGTGCTTGTTTTACTGTCTGTGGAGGTTTTCATtctaatgataatgataataaacatGGATAGGAAAGTATACATGCTTCTGTTGAAATGGCAGGTGTGCACACCATTATAAAACAGTAACTCTGCTCAGAATGAAAAAATCACaatcaaactttatttattattagtaattattAAACACCTGTCAACAATGATCCTAAATAAAGAGCAGCTTTAGGATTTTCTtgacaattctttttttatttcatcctaCTGTTTAAGGTTCTGAAAGTGCTTACAAAGCATTTACAGGATCTCATTTTCGAAAATGCATCAATGCAAGTTTTATCATTTAAtctagtatatattttttttctcggCTCCCACAAGGCCAACAATTGGCCATATGTCCAGAATTGTCTAAACAATGTCATCAAGGAGGctgtcaaaaaaaacaaaaacctccaAGCCTGCCTAAATCACCCAAGTCAAATTGAAATCATTTCGGttatgactttaaaatgtatgtttaattaaaaagacaGTTTATCAAAACTAAGAACTCCACACTAAAGACAAATCCTTCTAAATGAACCATgttggtggcagcatcatgcagCGGTGCAGCTTCTCTGCACCTGGGATTGGGGCTTCAGTTAATATGAAGAGGGCATCATGGTTAGCTCAAAATACCAATCTATTTTGGCACAAAGTCTGATGGGCTCTGTTAACCCAGAAATATTTTACCCTTTAACTAAATTCAATTGAAAACCTGTAGAATGACTTTAAGTAGGCTGTGTACATCAGATCCCCTTGTGGAGATGATTGATTTGGAGCATTTAAGCAAGGTAGATTGGATTAAAATTGTCAAATCTAGAACTGTGAAAGCACATTTTCTGGTAATAGAGCACTCTGTCCTTTTGGATAAGGATCTACCAAATTAACAAAGTAGTAGTCAAGAGCTGTGcattcacattattttttttttaaatacgctatattatttatttttataattttcttgtAATTGACCCTGGTCTTGTTGTTTTGTAAATGCCTCTTCAAATTATTCTCTCATCCTCGGGTGTTGTTTTTAGCTTGCTATAATTCCTTACGGACATATCAGTGCATTTTTTACATccttgtgtgtatttttgtattctGTAACAGAGAAGACCACTGGAGCTGAAAATAGGGATGGATGAGGATGAGCTGGACACAGATGAAAAATGTACAATCTGCCTGTCGATGCTTGAGGATGGAGAGGATGTGAGGTAGTAtgcaatttaaaatgttatattaatctgattaattaaaattaatctgATTATAAATTAACTTGGTTATATTTTGTACCTACACTGTattatagtatatgtatattacatacatgtatattttttgtttggtttttccaTCAGGAGATTACCCTGCATGCACCTCTTCCATCAGGCTTGTGTTGACCAGTGGCTTTCAACCAATAAGAAGTGTCCAATTTGCAGGGTGGACATTGAGACCCAGCTGACTCCGGACAGCTGATATCTCCTGTAGCGTTGGTGAAAGGTCTGCCATTTTTCCCTGTCCCTTTTCGGGTACTTTGCCAAATGTCTGTCTCTTCATCACCTCTCACCTTTGACCTTGCCTTCTGAGCCAACTCGAAACGTGAAACTTTAATCCATGTCGGATTAAAGGTGAATAGCAAAGTGAGCGAAATGAAAAAGAGTCCGAGGATTCATGGAGAAGAATGTTCAGATCTGCGCGAGTGTCCAGGGCAGGTTTCAGTGTGACTTTTTGCAGAGTCTGTCATTAGGATGGTTCCTAACGAAGTCCCCTGCATGGACATTCAGTGTGTTTAGGACAGTAAGTGCATCCCCTGGATGATCTCAACTGCAGATAACATAAAGCTTTTCCTCTGTCACAATGTttcataatgcattataacaaaACTTTATGAAGCTTTCAAATTTCCAATTGCTAGTAGTAGTCAGTCATGTATTTCAGGTGTTCTGCATTCTTCTACAGTGCAGttaatcaagtaaaaaaaaaaaaaaatcaatattcaaAATGAGTACTATGTGGGAACAATATGTGAATGAAGATAGTAAAGTAGTATGAAATGTAAttagtagataaaaaaaaaggtggattTCAAACAAAATCTTAATCCTAATAAGGAATGTGTAAAGGAAAACTTTATTCTCACAAGTCGAGTTATCCAGCGGTATGAAATGACACTAACAATTATTAACTGTAATTATCAGAAgtgatatataatatactttCTGTAACCATGGTGACAGCAAGACCAGGCTTGATTTAAGCTGTGACAGTATGTATTTGTGCTTGTGAACTCTCCATGCTTAGAAAAGTATCCTCAAAATGCATGTTCTGTGAGAGGCTGAGGCTTGTTTTCAGGAACATAAACGGAAAGATGGGCAATTTGTGCATGACAGATATCTTACTAATTCTGAAGACACTGTGTTCTCAACATGTCACTGAAGAAACCAGGAGTGAGATGTATACCTTAATGCCTGTAGGACAAGCACACATTCTAATAACAACAGCCTACTTCTCAGTGTTTCCATTAGCAATGTACGTGTGTGGTATCGCTTGAAAGTACAGCATATGTAGAGTATGAAGCTAACTAAGAAAGCAGTCATATTGTGCATGAAAACTGTTGCTGCCATTTCTGGGGGAGATGAAAAGGGAGAAAAGCCATTGTTTTATAGAAACCAAACATAACTTTTCTAAACTGTATTTTGAgtttatttcattctttccattctgttcttcatgttttttttcccctaatatTGAGGATTATGCCAACCTATTTGTGGGGCTGTTTCAGCTTCTCACCATTTTAAATAAGTAGCTGCAATGCTGgaataatatttattgttgTCTTAATGTAGCTAGctgttatttttgtaaatgcacTATATTATGAGGTTGCCTGACTTCGATGTGATTGTGAATGTTTCTCTTGTCCCTGCTTATGCATTTGCACTCAGTGACCTGTCTCTTTGAACATGTACACTGCGGTTGCTCCTGACAGTATActccatccaaaaaaaaaaaaaaaatagtagcgTGGCTTAACTTCAGTCATTATTTCCACTTGTATTACTTAAATTATTTGAACCCTTGCTTAAATGTATGTGACATCATGGCTTAGTAGCATTTCTGACActaatttgacaaaaaaaagaaaagaaattgcatTGCAGTGCAGTGATGCATTGATTAATTACaacttgcttgttttttttcgcGTTTCCCTGGATTAGAGGCAATTCTAAACCATTGTGGTAAATTGTATTTGAA includes:
- the rnf165b gene encoding E3 ubiquitin-protein ligase RNF165 isoform X1, whose amino-acid sequence is MVLVHVGYLVLPVFGSVRNRGSQFNRHQHSHATSCRHFQVGPQAQIPVDFPMPHPGQSQAGMNPHLGPTHQPAAPLHPPLGHIPAPQFQDIQGPPFLPQALHQQYLIQQQILEAQHRRFLAQPSRHAQERTAHHPQAIRAPYEYTPSIHVPPPPPVQQQPRYLAEGTDWDLSVDPGLPHSHYHVPQLPQHYQHYLASPRLHHFPRNASSAQVVVHEIRNYPYPQLHLLTLQGLNPSRHATAVRESYEELLQLEDRLGNVNRGAVQTTIERFTFPHKYKKRRPLELKIGMDEDELDTDEKCTICLSMLEDGEDVRRLPCMHLFHQACVDQWLSTNKKCPICRVDIETQLTPDS
- the rnf165b gene encoding E3 ubiquitin-protein ligase RNF165 isoform X2; amino-acid sequence: MVLVHVGYLVLPVFGSVRNRGSQFNRHQHSHATSCRHFQVGPQAQIPVDFPMPHPGQSQAGMNPHLGPTHQPAAPLHPPLGHIPAPQFQDIQGPPFLPQALHQQYLIQQQILEAQHRRFLAQPRHAQERTAHHPQAIRAPYEYTPSIHVPPPPPVQQQPRYLAEGTDWDLSVDPGLPHSHYHVPQLPQHYQHYLASPRLHHFPRNASSAQVVVHEIRNYPYPQLHLLTLQGLNPSRHATAVRESYEELLQLEDRLGNVNRGAVQTTIERFTFPHKYKKRRPLELKIGMDEDELDTDEKCTICLSMLEDGEDVRRLPCMHLFHQACVDQWLSTNKKCPICRVDIETQLTPDS